A region of Rhodoferax potami DNA encodes the following proteins:
- the flgG gene encoding flagellar basal-body rod protein FlgG: MINSLWISKTGMEAQQMQLDVISNNLANVSTNGFKKSHAVFEDLMYQNLRQVGSNTSEQSTLPTGLQLGLGVRTVATSRSFAQGNLQQSSNNLDVAIQGNGFFQVTMPDGTTGYTRDGAFQVDNTGRMVTSNGLPILNGITVPANATSLAIAQDGNVTVTIPGNVAPQPIGTITLASFINPAGLEPKGQNIYAESAASGQPNAGTAGANGLGTLAQGFVETSNVNVVQELVTMIQTQRAYEMNSKAIQTSDQMLQKLGQL; encoded by the coding sequence TCCAAAACGGGCATGGAAGCCCAACAAATGCAGTTGGACGTGATCTCCAACAACTTGGCCAACGTGTCAACCAATGGCTTCAAAAAATCGCATGCGGTCTTTGAAGACTTGATGTACCAGAACTTGCGCCAGGTCGGCTCCAATACGTCTGAGCAGTCTACCCTGCCCACCGGCTTGCAGCTCGGCTTGGGTGTGCGCACCGTAGCGACCAGCCGATCATTTGCGCAAGGCAACCTGCAACAGTCCAGCAACAATCTGGACGTGGCGATCCAAGGCAACGGCTTCTTTCAAGTCACCATGCCCGACGGCACCACCGGCTACACCCGCGACGGCGCCTTCCAGGTCGACAACACAGGTCGCATGGTCACCTCCAATGGACTGCCGATCTTGAACGGCATCACCGTTCCCGCCAACGCTACCAGCCTCGCGATTGCCCAAGACGGCAACGTGACCGTCACCATCCCCGGCAACGTGGCGCCCCAACCGATCGGCACCATCACCCTGGCCAGCTTTATCAACCCGGCAGGCCTGGAGCCCAAAGGGCAAAATATTTACGCAGAAAGCGCTGCATCGGGCCAGCCCAACGCCGGCACTGCTGGCGCTAACGGTCTGGGCACTTTGGCCCAAGGGTTTGTCGAGACCTCCAACGTCAACGTGGTCCAGGAACTGGTCACCATGATCCAGACCCAGCGGGCCTATGAAATGAACTCCAAGGCCATTCAAACCTCTGACCAGATGCTGCAAAAGCTCGGCCAGCTGTAA
- a CDS encoding flagellar basal body L-ring protein FlgH: MTHRRLHRIAAAVAIGLLAAGCQQLPQKVAVDFVEPRVPAAPIVSVASKPANGSIYQTAAYRPAFEDRRARLVGDNVTIQIVENVTASQKSTSTVNRNTSIDSAITALPDQTLAGLGKLNIGAATNNNFSGKGGTESANTFAGSITATVIETLPNGHLIVTGEKQIGVNQNVDVLRFSGTIDPRMLQPGSVISSTQVANVRVESRGRGAQGEAQTVGWLSRFFLSFQPF, translated from the coding sequence ATGACACACCGACGCCTACACCGCATCGCAGCCGCCGTGGCCATCGGCTTGCTGGCTGCGGGATGCCAGCAATTGCCGCAAAAAGTCGCCGTCGACTTTGTGGAGCCGCGCGTTCCTGCGGCGCCGATCGTTTCAGTGGCGTCCAAACCGGCCAACGGCAGCATCTACCAAACCGCTGCCTACCGCCCTGCCTTTGAAGACCGGCGCGCACGGCTGGTCGGCGACAACGTCACGATCCAGATCGTTGAAAACGTCACTGCCAGCCAAAAGTCCACCTCCACGGTCAATCGCAACACATCGATTGACTCCGCCATCACGGCCCTACCGGATCAAACACTGGCGGGCCTGGGCAAACTCAACATTGGCGCTGCGACCAACAACAACTTCTCAGGCAAGGGCGGCACCGAGAGTGCCAACACCTTTGCCGGGTCGATCACCGCCACCGTCATCGAAACACTGCCCAACGGGCACCTGATCGTGACCGGTGAAAAGCAGATCGGCGTCAACCAGAATGTGGACGTGCTCCGCTTCTCGGGCACCATCGACCCGCGGATGCTGCAACCCGGCAGCGTCATTAGTTCCACCCAGGTGGCTAATGTGCGCGTCGAGTCCCGCGGACGCGGCGCACAGGGCGAAGCGCAAACAGTTGGCTGGTTATCACGGTTCTTTTTGAGTTTTCAGCCCTTCTAA
- a CDS encoding flagellar basal body P-ring protein FlgI — protein MAAAPAAHSAKRIKEVAAIEGVRSNQLTGFGLVIGLDGTGDQTTQMPYTTQGLKNYMEQLGLTLTPASQNQLQMKNVAAVLVTTQLPAFARPGQLLDINVSSLGNAKSLKGGTLIATPLKGADGEVYAMAQGNLIVAGAGASAGGSKVQVNHLSAGRIPDGAQVERAVPTSLQDGPTINLSLSASDFQTARKVAQAVNTRFGPGVAQALDGRTVQVKAPTNPNDRVSFIADMEELPVDNSVAAAKIIINSRTGSIVMNQAVTLGACAIAHGNLSVSVSSSPVISQPNPLSGGQTVVGEKANIEIKQDAGKLIQLPQAAQLTDVVKALNSLGATPQDLLAILQAIKSAGALNAELEVI, from the coding sequence ATGGCCGCAGCACCTGCGGCCCATAGCGCCAAACGCATCAAGGAAGTCGCCGCCATCGAAGGTGTGCGCAGCAACCAGTTGACGGGCTTTGGCCTCGTCATCGGCCTCGATGGCACCGGTGACCAAACCACCCAGATGCCTTACACCACGCAAGGCCTCAAAAACTACATGGAGCAGCTCGGGCTCACCCTGACGCCTGCCTCCCAGAACCAGTTGCAAATGAAAAACGTGGCGGCCGTGCTGGTCACCACCCAGCTGCCCGCATTTGCCCGGCCAGGGCAACTGCTCGACATCAATGTCTCCTCCCTGGGCAACGCCAAGTCCCTCAAAGGTGGCACCTTGATCGCCACCCCCCTCAAAGGAGCCGATGGCGAGGTCTATGCCATGGCACAGGGTAATTTGATCGTGGCCGGTGCCGGCGCCTCAGCGGGCGGCAGCAAAGTGCAGGTCAACCACCTGAGCGCCGGGCGTATTCCGGATGGTGCGCAAGTCGAACGCGCCGTTCCCACCAGCTTGCAAGACGGCCCCACCATCAACCTCAGCCTGAGCGCGTCGGACTTCCAGACCGCTCGCAAGGTAGCCCAAGCCGTCAACACCCGTTTCGGCCCCGGCGTGGCTCAAGCCCTGGACGGGCGGACGGTGCAGGTCAAAGCCCCCACCAACCCCAACGACCGTGTCAGCTTCATTGCCGATATGGAAGAGCTGCCGGTCGACAACTCGGTCGCTGCCGCCAAAATCATCATCAACTCGCGCACCGGCTCTATCGTCATGAACCAAGCGGTCACCCTGGGTGCCTGTGCGATCGCCCACGGCAACTTGTCGGTCAGCGTGTCGTCCAGCCCCGTCATCAGCCAGCCCAACCCGCTCTCGGGTGGGCAGACCGTGGTGGGTGAAAAGGCCAATATCGAGATCAAGCAAGACGCCGGCAAACTCATCCAATTGCCCCAAGCAGCCCAGCTGACCGATGTGGTCAAGGCCCTGAATTCGCTGGGCGCGACCCCCCAAGACTTGTTGGCCATTTTGCAAGCGATCAAATCGGCCGGTGCCTTGAACGCGGAGTTGGAGGTGATTTGA
- the flgJ gene encoding flagellar assembly peptidoglycan hydrolase FlgJ, whose amino-acid sequence MSYGSALGSTPISSAQDLVADARSLSALKAGADKATPDTIRETAKQFESLFMRELLKSMREATMKSGMLDNAGSDLGTDLFDQQMSVSMSGQPGGLSDLIAQQLSRQMGVEMPGSTVGMANSSSLQPVKAPDTLTPKSSVGKLTASDMALTPVAPKKAPTSTQADFVSKHTDAANKIEKATGIPASFMLGQAGHETGWGKHQIKNKDGSNSFNLFGIKAGSSWTGKVAEITTTEYVNGVAQKKVAKFRAYDSFEDSFKDYARLISDSPRYAKARQQTQSVTAFATGLQKAGYATDPEYAAKLSRAINTTLHLRRAQVQA is encoded by the coding sequence ATGAGCTACGGTTCTGCCCTCGGCTCCACGCCGATATCCAGCGCCCAAGACCTGGTCGCTGATGCCCGCTCCCTGAGCGCCCTCAAAGCCGGTGCCGACAAAGCCACGCCGGACACCATCCGGGAAACCGCCAAACAGTTCGAATCGCTGTTCATGCGCGAACTCCTCAAAAGCATGCGCGAAGCGACCATGAAATCCGGCATGCTGGACAACGCCGGCAGTGACCTTGGCACCGACCTGTTCGACCAGCAAATGTCGGTCAGTATGTCCGGCCAGCCCGGCGGCCTGTCCGACCTGATTGCCCAGCAGCTCAGCCGCCAGATGGGTGTAGAAATGCCCGGCTCCACCGTCGGCATGGCTAACAGCAGCAGCCTGCAGCCTGTCAAGGCACCCGACACGCTGACCCCGAAAAGCAGCGTCGGCAAACTCACCGCATCCGATATGGCACTGACGCCGGTCGCCCCCAAAAAGGCGCCCACCAGCACCCAGGCGGATTTCGTTTCCAAGCACACTGATGCTGCCAACAAAATCGAAAAGGCCACCGGCATTCCTGCCAGCTTCATGCTCGGCCAGGCGGGTCACGAAACAGGCTGGGGCAAACACCAGATCAAGAACAAAGACGGCAGCAACTCGTTCAACCTGTTCGGCATCAAGGCAGGATCTAGCTGGACCGGCAAAGTCGCCGAAATCACGACCACCGAGTATGTGAATGGCGTCGCGCAAAAGAAGGTCGCCAAATTCCGCGCCTACGACTCTTTTGAAGACTCGTTCAAAGACTACGCCCGCTTGATTTCAGACAGCCCGCGCTACGCCAAGGCACGCCAGCAAACCCAGTCCGTCACGGCCTTTGCCACCGGCCTGCAAAAAGCCGGCTACGCCACCGACCCCGAGTACGCAGCCAAACTGAGCCGCGCCATCAACACCACCTTGCATCTGCGCCGCGCGCAAGTGCAGGCGTAA
- the flgK gene encoding flagellar hook-associated protein FlgK translates to MSVLNIGTRALQANQIALQTAGNNIANVNTPGYSRQSVVLTAVEGQFSGGGYVGKGVDVQTIQRNFSAFLTRQATLASATQSADVARSNKLNQLQDIFSGGSTGLGAAVSDMMNAFSDVASAPTDLTARTVALTRVDETAGRFRAASQAIQDLQAGVTQEIQQKVNNINMLAQSIADVNDEIARAQGKGQPPNDLLDRRDQLVRELNQYVQTTSIAADDGSVGIFLAGSQPLVLGTKVSPLTVVSDDFGDPLKSKLSITRDGQQILLDENALGGGEVSGLLRFQNTDLTEGRNLLGRLSLAITTQMNQQHALGLDLDGNAGGPLFTSVTLQAPDNIRTPTPPANPNSNPLVAVSISVTDSTQLAASDYTINFNSATSGSIIRLSDGKVTNFNQTLPSTTLATVDGITFDMPSSGAVPPQVPAAGDRFLIQPFNTAAANVDRVFSTPRQLAVASPIAGAMGTTNKGSLQLVSLTALSNNQGATPHAPVTLTFTNATTYTRSDELPVANATTYTFNPSTPITAVDPLANWSLKLTGTPKAGDTFTVVDIKDPAYKLDLKLNGGNATAMMNLRDKAMFDGAAMTDGYASAISQIGIRTQSAGYSATVSSSIAANLEQDRSAVSGVNLDEEAAKLIQYQQAYQASAKMIQIAQNIFDTLIQGLGR, encoded by the coding sequence ATGAGCGTCCTCAATATCGGCACCCGGGCTCTGCAGGCCAATCAGATCGCCCTGCAGACTGCCGGCAACAACATCGCCAACGTCAACACGCCCGGCTATTCGCGCCAAAGCGTGGTGCTCACCGCGGTGGAGGGGCAGTTCAGCGGCGGTGGCTACGTCGGCAAAGGCGTGGATGTGCAAACCATCCAACGCAACTTCAGCGCCTTCCTGACCCGCCAAGCCACATTGGCCAGTGCCACCCAGAGCGCAGATGTCGCCCGCTCCAACAAGCTCAACCAGCTGCAAGACATTTTCTCGGGGGGTAGCACCGGCCTGGGCGCCGCGGTCAGCGACATGATGAACGCGTTCTCTGACGTCGCCAGCGCCCCGACCGACCTCACCGCCCGCACCGTGGCACTCACCCGTGTGGACGAAACCGCAGGGCGCTTTCGCGCTGCTTCGCAGGCAATTCAGGATTTGCAAGCCGGCGTCACCCAAGAGATTCAGCAAAAGGTCAACAACATCAATATGCTGGCCCAAAGCATTGCTGATGTGAACGATGAGATTGCCCGTGCGCAAGGCAAAGGCCAGCCGCCTAATGATTTGCTCGATCGCCGGGACCAACTGGTCCGCGAACTCAACCAATACGTCCAGACCACCTCCATCGCGGCGGACGACGGCAGCGTTGGCATCTTCCTCGCCGGCAGCCAGCCCCTGGTTCTAGGCACCAAGGTTTCGCCCCTCACGGTGGTGAGTGACGATTTTGGCGACCCGCTCAAAAGCAAGCTCTCCATCACCCGCGACGGCCAGCAGATACTGCTAGACGAGAACGCGCTGGGGGGCGGCGAAGTCTCGGGTCTGCTGCGTTTTCAAAACACCGATCTCACCGAGGGACGCAATCTTCTGGGACGTTTGTCGCTGGCCATTACAACCCAGATGAACCAGCAACACGCGCTAGGTCTGGACCTCGACGGCAACGCCGGCGGCCCCCTGTTTACCAGCGTCACCCTGCAGGCGCCGGACAACATCCGCACCCCCACACCGCCCGCCAACCCCAACTCCAACCCCTTGGTGGCGGTCAGCATTTCGGTAACAGACTCTACCCAACTCGCGGCTTCCGACTACACCATCAATTTCAATTCCGCCACGAGCGGAAGCATCATCCGCCTCTCAGACGGCAAGGTCACCAATTTCAACCAGACGCTGCCCTCCACCACATTGGCCACGGTCGATGGCATCACCTTTGACATGCCCAGCTCCGGCGCGGTGCCGCCCCAGGTGCCCGCTGCCGGCGACCGCTTTCTGATTCAGCCCTTCAACACCGCAGCTGCCAACGTGGATCGCGTTTTTTCCACCCCGCGCCAGCTGGCGGTGGCCAGCCCGATCGCAGGGGCCATGGGCACTACCAACAAGGGGAGCCTGCAGCTGGTGTCACTCACCGCGCTGAGCAATAACCAAGGGGCAACGCCCCACGCGCCGGTCACCCTCACCTTCACGAATGCGACCACGTACACACGCAGCGACGAACTGCCCGTGGCCAATGCAACCACCTACACGTTCAACCCCAGTACCCCCATCACTGCGGTAGACCCACTGGCCAACTGGAGCCTGAAACTCACCGGCACCCCCAAGGCGGGCGACACGTTCACGGTGGTCGACATCAAAGACCCGGCGTACAAACTCGACCTCAAGCTCAACGGCGGCAATGCCACGGCCATGATGAACCTGCGCGACAAAGCCATGTTCGACGGTGCAGCCATGACCGATGGCTACGCCAGCGCGATTTCGCAAATCGGCATCCGGACCCAAAGCGCAGGCTATTCGGCCACCGTATCAAGCTCGATTGCAGCCAACCTCGAACAGGACCGCAGCGCCGTGTCAGGCGTCAATCTTGACGAAGAGGCCGCCAAGCTCATCCAATACCAACAGGCGTACCAGGCCTCTGCCAAGATGATCCAGATCGCCCAGAACATATTCGACACCCTGATTCAGGGCTTGGGCCGTTAA
- the flgL gene encoding flagellar hook-associated protein FlgL: protein MAVNLSRLASANTYDNAISNLAKRQTALSNLQENLTSGKKVVRASDDPTGAAQAERALTRLARIATDQRALEAQRNTIANAESTLGDVVDALQQFRELVVSAGNGSQSPAERKTIANQLQGLREQILNYANRKDTNGQPLFGALASAAEPFVGPTATAPDYTYNGLPGQAATSNNAIVSALDGESAFMTQTARDGVYNVSTSTIASGRSLTTGNVTVTDASLVTRATYKITFGPVTAGATAGTSSTSYIIEEIPATGDLPTFPGPPYQVGPFTVPDYPTGKPVSVLIADQVGPPAITGMPGLSLTITGTPADGDVVTVDPNPSIFSVMDDAIRDIGGAANSNAATQAVGQAIYNLDIGMNRVSAIRGQAGDLLNRADRITSNQESKSIQLEADRSRAEDLDMIKGIADFQNQQTGYQAALQSYAQVQKLSLFNFIS, encoded by the coding sequence ATGGCTGTGAACCTCTCGCGCCTCGCATCGGCCAACACGTACGACAACGCCATCAGCAACCTTGCCAAACGGCAAACCGCCTTGTCGAACCTGCAAGAAAACCTCACCTCCGGCAAAAAGGTGGTGCGCGCCAGCGACGACCCGACCGGCGCCGCCCAGGCCGAGCGGGCACTCACCCGGCTGGCCCGCATTGCGACCGACCAGCGCGCCCTGGAGGCCCAGCGCAACACCATTGCCAACGCAGAGAGCACCTTGGGTGATGTGGTCGATGCGCTCCAACAATTCCGCGAACTGGTGGTCAGCGCCGGCAACGGCAGCCAAAGCCCGGCCGAGCGCAAAACGATTGCCAACCAATTGCAGGGCCTGCGCGAGCAGATCCTGAACTACGCCAACCGCAAGGACACCAACGGCCAGCCACTCTTCGGCGCTTTGGCAAGCGCTGCCGAGCCTTTTGTAGGCCCCACGGCAACCGCCCCCGACTACACCTATAACGGCCTGCCCGGCCAGGCCGCCACCAGCAACAACGCCATCGTGAGTGCGCTCGACGGCGAGAGCGCTTTCATGACCCAGACCGCGCGCGACGGCGTTTACAACGTGAGCACCAGCACCATTGCCAGCGGTCGCAGCCTGACTACAGGCAACGTGACGGTGACGGATGCAAGCCTGGTAACCCGCGCGACCTACAAAATCACCTTCGGCCCGGTGACAGCCGGGGCCACCGCGGGCACCAGTTCTACCAGCTACATCATCGAAGAAATCCCGGCCACCGGCGACCTGCCAACCTTCCCCGGTCCGCCCTACCAGGTAGGCCCCTTCACGGTACCGGACTACCCCACCGGCAAACCGGTGTCTGTGTTGATTGCCGACCAAGTCGGCCCGCCCGCTATTACCGGCATGCCCGGTCTCTCGCTCACCATCACCGGCACGCCGGCCGACGGCGATGTGGTCACCGTTGACCCCAACCCCAGCATCTTCAGTGTGATGGACGACGCCATCCGCGACATCGGCGGTGCCGCCAACTCAAATGCCGCCACCCAGGCCGTCGGCCAGGCAATCTACAACCTCGACATCGGCATGAACCGGGTGTCCGCCATCCGGGGCCAGGCAGGCGACTTGCTGAACAGGGCTGATCGCATTACCTCGAACCAGGAGAGCAAGAGCATCCAACTCGAAGCCGACCGCTCACGCGCGGAAGACCTCGACATGATCAAAGGCATTGCCGACTTCCAGAACCAGCAAACCGGCTACCAGGCCGCCTTGCAGTCGTACGCGCAAGTGCAAAAGCTCTCGCTATTCAACTTCATCAGCTAA
- a CDS encoding HDOD domain-containing protein gives MSSSVLGSITIGYEALWDQWRKRMGVRLWLDPDSSSAVDATHLIESLQELWPASREICLLHARTPSLLADLLDHSSAPNIWVEVPEHWLNDALLAGRVRKAQQRGVKLVWCGEPGERPQADMAQWFHSTVLSLTPAQALGALRAALQRSQDGSSAASRPPESPVQSGQLYESLASQALVEHALDQQHVRAVSGWPAEEVLYAYRYRQIQPARQALLDLVKAIDADESLDALEHAMGREPLLCYRFMRFANSAALGLRNEIGSLRQALMTLGYSRLRAWLMEHLPHASADSNIDPIRHNMVLRARIMEHLADAGVEDELRREVFLCGVFSQVDVLLGENLGAALHRLPLPGRVASAVVGQTGPYAPWLEVAAALEGRNTKVIREVCRAHQIPADEVNRALLRALAQH, from the coding sequence ATGAGCAGCTCGGTCCTTGGCAGCATCACCATCGGGTACGAAGCCCTGTGGGACCAATGGCGCAAGCGCATGGGGGTGCGGCTCTGGCTGGACCCGGACAGCAGCAGCGCGGTCGATGCCACCCACCTGATCGAATCCCTCCAAGAGCTCTGGCCGGCATCCCGCGAGATTTGCCTGCTCCATGCGCGCACCCCCAGCCTGCTGGCCGACTTGCTGGACCACAGCAGCGCGCCCAACATCTGGGTCGAAGTGCCCGAGCACTGGCTCAACGACGCCCTGTTGGCCGGCCGTGTGCGCAAGGCACAGCAACGTGGCGTCAAGCTGGTGTGGTGCGGCGAGCCGGGCGAGCGCCCGCAGGCCGACATGGCGCAGTGGTTTCACTCCACCGTGCTTTCGCTCACTCCAGCACAAGCGCTGGGTGCACTGCGCGCAGCCCTGCAACGCAGCCAGGACGGCAGCAGCGCTGCGTCGCGCCCGCCAGAGAGCCCGGTGCAAAGCGGGCAACTGTATGAATCCTTGGCAAGCCAAGCCCTGGTGGAGCATGCGCTCGACCAGCAGCATGTGCGCGCGGTATCCGGCTGGCCGGCAGAAGAGGTGTTGTACGCCTACCGCTACCGCCAGATCCAGCCCGCCCGCCAGGCGCTGCTGGACTTGGTCAAGGCGATCGATGCGGACGAATCCCTCGACGCTCTGGAACACGCCATGGGCCGCGAGCCCTTGCTCTGCTACCGCTTCATGCGCTTCGCCAACTCGGCCGCCTTGGGCCTGCGCAACGAAATCGGCAGCCTGCGCCAAGCCTTGATGACCCTCGGCTACAGCCGCTTACGGGCGTGGCTGATGGAGCACCTGCCCCATGCCAGCGCCGACAGCAACATCGACCCCATCCGCCACAACATGGTGCTGCGCGCCCGCATCATGGAGCACCTGGCAGACGCCGGTGTCGAAGACGAGCTGCGCCGGGAGGTATTTTTGTGCGGCGTGTTTTCGCAGGTCGATGTGCTGCTGGGCGAAAACCTGGGCGCAGCACTGCACCGCTTGCCCCTGCCGGGGCGGGTCGCATCTGCGGTGGTGGGCCAGACTGGCCCTTACGCGCCGTGGTTGGAAGTCGCAGCTGCGCTAGAGGGCCGCAACACCAAGGTCATCCGCGAGGTCTGCCGCGCCCACCAGATACCGGCCGACGAGGTCAACCGCGCACTCTTGCGGGCACTGGCGCAGCACTAG
- a CDS encoding methyl-accepting chemotaxis protein, which yields MSSPLTIRAQLSLAFGLMIGFLMLVSWMGYRSTNAMHADMSSFVKGVNARSTLAEELQAAVFKRAVHARNLVNAANESDKQQEFTLVVAANKQVGAKLAALTTRMQDADETARGRVLVAEIAKVEAQYEPVALAVVDLAMKGQRDQAIQKINVECRPLLVALVSKAEEYAAYATERSQMMVTEAEASFHRNLQLLAGVALVALLAAVIMATAMIRYLGRALGAEPSDLRATAESVAHGDLTTKAQFAGAPEGSVLAYMGAMQGSLVEIVGRVRSASDNLATGVQQIATGSMDLSQRTEEQASALEETAATMEELNGAARKSAEGAQAANELASNASAVAHRGGAQVAQVVDTMQGISASSRRIGEITSVIDGIAFQTNILALNAAVEAARAGEQGRGFAVVASEVRHLAQRSAEAAKEIKQLIQDSVVQVNSGTNLVTEAGATMRDVVEVVQRVGHMVEEISHASAEQERAIAQIGEAVTQLDQTTQQNAALVEESAAASQNLETQTRALVQTVSIFKLDGQLAV from the coding sequence ATGTCTTCTCCACTCACGATCCGCGCCCAACTCAGTCTGGCCTTTGGACTGATGATCGGCTTTTTGATGCTGGTGTCTTGGATGGGCTACCGCTCAACCAACGCGATGCATGCCGACATGTCCAGTTTTGTGAAGGGGGTCAATGCCCGCTCCACCCTTGCCGAGGAGCTGCAAGCCGCGGTGTTCAAGCGCGCGGTGCACGCCAGAAACCTGGTCAATGCGGCCAACGAGTCTGACAAGCAACAAGAGTTCACCCTCGTGGTGGCCGCCAACAAGCAAGTGGGCGCCAAGCTGGCCGCCCTGACCACACGGATGCAGGATGCCGACGAGACAGCACGCGGGCGCGTCTTGGTCGCAGAGATTGCCAAAGTGGAGGCCCAGTACGAGCCAGTAGCCTTGGCCGTGGTCGACTTGGCGATGAAAGGGCAGCGCGATCAAGCCATTCAAAAAATCAATGTCGAGTGCCGCCCGTTGCTGGTGGCCTTGGTGAGCAAGGCGGAGGAATACGCCGCCTACGCGACCGAGCGCTCGCAAATGATGGTGACCGAAGCGGAGGCTTCTTTCCACCGCAACCTGCAGTTGCTGGCAGGTGTTGCCTTGGTGGCGCTGTTGGCTGCGGTGATCATGGCCACGGCCATGATCCGCTACTTGGGTCGGGCGCTGGGCGCTGAACCTTCTGATTTGCGGGCGACCGCCGAGAGCGTGGCCCATGGCGACTTGACTACGAAAGCCCAATTTGCCGGTGCGCCCGAAGGCAGTGTGCTGGCCTACATGGGAGCGATGCAAGGCAGTCTGGTGGAGATCGTGGGGCGGGTGCGATCCGCAAGTGACAACCTCGCCACCGGTGTGCAGCAAATTGCAACCGGCAGCATGGACCTGAGCCAGCGCACCGAAGAGCAGGCCAGCGCCCTCGAGGAAACCGCCGCCACCATGGAAGAGCTCAACGGCGCGGCACGCAAGAGCGCCGAAGGCGCCCAGGCCGCCAATGAACTCGCCAGCAACGCCAGCGCGGTGGCGCACCGGGGCGGTGCCCAGGTGGCGCAGGTGGTGGACACGATGCAAGGCATCAGCGCGAGCTCACGGCGTATTGGTGAAATCACCAGCGTGATCGATGGCATTGCTTTTCAGACCAATATCCTGGCGCTGAATGCCGCCGTCGAAGCCGCTCGCGCCGGTGAGCAGGGCCGCGGGTTTGCGGTGGTGGCAAGTGAGGTGCGCCACCTCGCCCAGCGCAGCGCCGAAGCGGCCAAAGAGATCAAGCAGCTGATCCAGGACAGTGTGGTGCAGGTGAACTCCGGAACCAACCTGGTCACCGAGGCCGGCGCCACCATGCGCGATGTGGTGGAGGTGGTGCAGCGGGTCGGCCATATGGTGGAAGAAATCAGCCACGCCAGCGCGGAGCAGGAGCGTGCGATTGCCCAGATCGGCGAGGCCGTCACCCAGCTGGACCAGACGACCCAGCAAAATGCAGCCTTGGTGGAAGAGAGCGCCGCAGCGTCCCAGAACCTGGAAACCCAAACCCGGGCGCTGGTCCAGACCGTGTCCATCTTCAAGTTGGATGGGCAGCTGGCGGTGTAG